One stretch of Priestia megaterium DNA includes these proteins:
- a CDS encoding SHOCT-like domain-containing protein, producing the protein MKEEITRVLTMVQEGKIDAEKGSELIQVLKEKEETGDKLLKKPTAYLDKTLKIRVVSTENDNVKVNLPIKLVKLVLMAGHSIAASIPQSEKYVKDIDINLIVEAIENELDGQIVDIKSANGDTVSVIIE; encoded by the coding sequence ATGAAAGAGGAAATTACAAGAGTGTTAACAATGGTTCAAGAAGGTAAAATTGATGCAGAAAAGGGATCAGAACTGATACAAGTATTAAAAGAAAAAGAAGAAACAGGCGATAAGCTTTTGAAGAAACCGACTGCGTATTTAGACAAAACGTTAAAAATTCGAGTTGTGTCAACTGAAAACGACAATGTGAAGGTTAATTTGCCTATAAAGCTTGTCAAGCTGGTATTAATGGCTGGACACAGCATAGCAGCGAGTATTCCTCAATCAGAAAAATATGTGAAAGATATAGACATAAACCTTATTGTTGAAGCAATCGAAAACGAGTTAGATGGTCAAATTGTTGATATTAAATCGGCAAACGGTGATACCGTTTCAGTCATCATTGAGTAA
- a CDS encoding DUF2089 domain-containing protein, translated as MAYKVITNCPVCSETLKITKLQCTHCHTTIENEFELSKLASLSSDQLHFVEVFLTCRGNIKEVEKELGVSYPTVRGKLTDIISSLGYVEKKKNEVDEKKVVSMLENGEITAEEAIKLLKEE; from the coding sequence ATGGCTTATAAAGTAATTACAAATTGTCCTGTCTGCAGTGAAACGTTAAAAATTACAAAGCTGCAGTGCACCCATTGTCACACTACGATTGAAAATGAGTTTGAATTATCTAAGCTGGCATCCTTATCAAGTGATCAGCTTCATTTTGTAGAAGTATTTTTAACCTGCAGAGGAAATATCAAAGAAGTTGAGAAAGAACTGGGCGTTTCATATCCAACGGTCCGAGGCAAGCTGACTGACATCATTTCATCTCTTGGATATGTAGAAAAGAAGAAAAATGAAGTAGATGAGAAAAAAGTTGTGTCTATGCTAGAAAATGGTGAAATTACAGCAGAAGAAGCCATCAAGCTGTTAAAAGAAGAATAG
- a CDS encoding MFS transporter, which yields MNTELNRNSSEPTKNINYNHEEIGLSNRATQLLTRIESVPFSRWHIKPRVIMGSATFFDAFDALSLAFVLPVLIGIWNLTPGQIGILIGSGYLGQAIGAIFFGWLAERFGRVYSAKWTIFLMSVMSIACAFAGNFHALLWLRFVQGIGVGGEVPVAAAYINELSVAQGRGRFFMLYEMIFPLGLMISAQIGALVVPSFGWKWMFLIGGIGGLIVFLFFFKLRESPRWLISKGRFDEAERVIEEIESSTDKRIEAKISAPQAVVKGNWKELFSPFYRSRTLIVWTLWFSSYFVANGLNNWLPSLYKTVYNLPLEDSLHAASLTNVIQTVAVFACALLIDRVGRKRWATIAFLVVGLLLTTLWFNGAKSAESVMYLGSAAYGVMGTITVLLYLYTPEIYPTRMRVLGIAFATAWLRLASAIAPTILGFVLGAKGITSVFVLFACVAAVGAFMAFKMIETREKVLEDIAP from the coding sequence ATGAATACAGAATTGAACAGAAATTCTTCAGAACCTACTAAGAATATCAACTATAATCACGAAGAAATTGGCTTGTCAAATCGTGCTACCCAGCTGCTTACACGTATAGAGAGCGTTCCCTTTTCACGTTGGCATATTAAACCACGTGTTATTATGGGTTCAGCCACGTTTTTTGATGCTTTCGATGCGCTATCTCTGGCGTTCGTTTTACCTGTATTAATTGGAATATGGAATTTAACTCCTGGTCAAATCGGTATTCTTATTGGTTCTGGATACCTTGGACAAGCGATTGGAGCTATCTTTTTTGGTTGGTTAGCTGAACGGTTTGGGCGTGTTTATAGTGCTAAATGGACCATCTTTTTAATGTCAGTAATGAGCATTGCTTGTGCGTTTGCGGGGAATTTCCATGCCCTACTATGGCTGCGTTTTGTACAAGGCATCGGAGTAGGTGGTGAAGTTCCTGTTGCTGCAGCTTATATAAATGAACTTTCAGTTGCACAAGGACGGGGACGTTTTTTTATGCTGTATGAGATGATTTTTCCGCTAGGGTTAATGATATCCGCGCAGATTGGTGCTTTAGTTGTACCTAGCTTTGGGTGGAAGTGGATGTTTTTGATCGGTGGTATCGGCGGATTAATTGTCTTTTTATTTTTCTTTAAGCTGCGTGAATCGCCTCGTTGGTTAATTTCAAAGGGCAGGTTTGACGAAGCAGAACGAGTAATTGAAGAAATTGAATCGAGTACGGATAAACGTATAGAAGCAAAAATTAGTGCACCTCAAGCTGTAGTAAAAGGAAATTGGAAAGAATTATTTTCCCCTTTTTACCGCAGTAGAACGCTAATTGTCTGGACACTTTGGTTTTCTTCCTACTTTGTTGCGAATGGACTTAACAACTGGCTCCCAAGTTTATATAAAACAGTTTATAATCTTCCATTAGAGGATTCTCTACACGCAGCGTCACTAACGAATGTGATTCAAACCGTGGCTGTGTTTGCTTGCGCATTACTTATTGATAGAGTTGGACGTAAAAGGTGGGCAACTATCGCTTTTCTAGTTGTAGGGTTACTTTTAACAACGCTTTGGTTTAACGGTGCCAAATCTGCTGAAAGTGTTATGTATTTAGGTTCAGCAGCATACGGCGTCATGGGAACAATTACGGTTCTTCTCTACCTCTATACACCAGAAATTTATCCAACGCGTATGCGAGTACTTGGAATCGCGTTTGCGACAGCCTGGTTACGACTAGCTTCAGCTATTGCTCCTACGATACTTGGCTTTGTGTTAGGAGCTAAAGGGATTACTTCTGTTTTTGTTCTGTTTGCTTGTGTAGCTGCGGTCGGGGCATTTATGGCATTTAAGATGATTGAAACACGTGAGAAGGTGTTAGAAGATATTGCACCATAA